The Drosophila biarmipes strain raj3 chromosome 2L, RU_DBia_V1.1, whole genome shotgun sequence genome has a window encoding:
- the LOC108033444 gene encoding galactose mutarotase produces the protein MSITVEEKNFGLAVNPLTESREMVRCYTLKNTKGMSVSVIQLGAIIQSISLPDGNKKVDDVCLGFDDVGGYMANRGAYIGGTLGRVANRVANGEYTVDDTTVNVTKNIQDKFQLHGGFVGFDSVIWEVVQKTAEGVVFRHESPDGHEGYPGTLTCRITYRLDNENRLSISYEATTDRETVVNLSNHAYFNLAGHGSGARGLAQHTVEIASSEIVETDDSQIPTGSLTIVSGTVFDLRSPVLLGDRLPQFENRLIKGFDNCYVVNGGQVLRSVVKVAKIVHPPSGRSLEVWTDQPGMQFYTANNMSTIAGKKGSQYVRHGSFCVETEKFPDAMNHPTFPSIHLEPNETYRHEVVYWFKVEKICRCCYKN, from the exons ATGTCTATCACCGTAGAGGAGAAGAACTTCGGCCTGGCCGTCAATCCGCTCACCGAGTCCCGGGAAATGGTGCGCTGCTACACCCTGAAGAACACCAAGGGCATGTCCGTTTCGGTCATCCAACTGGGTGCCATAATCCAGAGCATCTCCCTGCCCGACGGCAACAAGAAGGTGGACGACGTTTGCCTTGGTTTCGACGACGTCGGTGGCTACATGGCCAACAGGGGGGCCTACATCGGCGGAACCCTGGGGCGAGTGGCCAACCGAGTGGCCAACGGCGAGTATACGGTGGACGACACTACAGTCAATGTAACAAAGAACATCCAG GACAAGTTCCAGCTCCACGGCGGATTTGTGGGATTTGACAGCGTCATTTGGGAGGTGGTGCAGAAGACGGCAGAGGGCGTGGTGTTCCGGCATGAGTCACCCGATGGTCACGAGGGGTATCCGGGAACTCTAACCTGCCGAATCACCTACCGACTGGACAATGAGAACCGATTGTCGATCAGCTACGAGGCCACCACAGATCGCGAGACGGTGGTCAATCTCTCGAACCACGCATACTTCAATCTAGCAGGTCATGGATCAGGAGCCAGAGGTCTGGCGCAGCACACGGTGGAGATAGCTTCCAGTGAGATTGTAGAAACGGATGACTCCCAGATCCCCACTGGAAGCTTGACCATTGTGAGTGGCACTGTATTTGATCTAAGGTCGCCCGTTCTACTGGGCGATCGCCTACCGCAGTTTGAGAATCGTTTGATCAAAGGCTTCGACAACTGCTACGTAGTCAACGGAGGACAAGTGCTGAGATCTGTCGTCAAGGTGGCCAAGATTGTGCATCCGCCCAGTGGCCGGTCGCTGGAGGTCTGGACAGATCAGCCTGGCATGCAGTTTTACACAGCAAACAATATGAGCACAATTGCTGGCAAGAAGGGATCTCAATACGTGAGGCACGGATCCTTCTGCGTGGAGACGGAAAAGTTCCCCGATGCCATGAACCACCCAACGTTCCCATCAATCCATCTGGAGCCCAACGAAACGTATCGTCATGAAGTGGTTTACTGGTTTAAGGTCGAGAAGATCTGCAGGTGCTGCTATAAGAATTAG